From Draconibacterium halophilum, one genomic window encodes:
- a CDS encoding CYTH domain-containing protein, with amino-acid sequence MIEIERKFLVDTSKWSPKDSGTSIVQGYLSTDKERVVRVRIRGGKAWLTIKGKSQGISRIEMEYEIPVSEAEILMELCHNFPIRKKRYVEEISGMTWEIDVFEDKNAGLVLAEVELADENEIIELPNWVTEEVSTNHLYFNAWLSEHPFTTW; translated from the coding sequence ATGATTGAAATCGAGCGAAAATTTCTTGTTGATACAAGTAAATGGAGCCCAAAAGATTCAGGAACCTCTATTGTTCAGGGCTATCTTTCAACCGACAAAGAGCGGGTGGTGCGGGTGCGCATTAGAGGAGGTAAGGCCTGGTTAACAATTAAAGGCAAATCGCAGGGCATTTCGCGTATTGAAATGGAATATGAAATACCGGTCAGTGAAGCGGAGATTTTAATGGAATTGTGTCATAATTTTCCCATCAGAAAAAAACGTTATGTCGAGGAAATCAGCGGTATGACTTGGGAAATTGATGTGTTTGAAGATAAAAACGCCGGACTTGTTTTAGCAGAAGTTGAACTTGCGGATGAAAACGAAATAATTGAACTGCCAAATTGGGTAACAGAAGAGGTTAGTACCAATCATTTGTATTTTAATGCATGGTTGTCAGAACATCCTTTTACTACATGGTAA
- a CDS encoding DUF5686 and carboxypeptidase regulatory-like domain-containing protein, which yields MYTQKIKQSTARKLSVCFTFILLFAHFFVNSQVLSGKILDEQKQPVPYATIYISETRQGTTSNSNGNFSFNLPTGTFHLTVRSMGYEKQEKIVNLQTDSLFLAISLQDQNFELAEIKVFPGDEDPAYFIMRKAIAKAPYYRKKIKHYGADLYMKSNFSFSNIPNLIKKQEVEDGRKFKDYFKENVTYVIESQNRIIFDYPNQYNQQVISKKSSLTGFDEPPVMGLMTASFYDERPNEVVSPLSVLALKHYKFVYEGFITIGDFDVFKIRVTPKRKSDELVEGFIYIVDRLWCIYNLDFKSSFEFFNYHIKQQFENLGDGNWLPVSHNITGDFGMLGLRGNFYYGASVKYDSIVNNYTTIQYESTTNAAQTNAVQEKREPGEKEQQLISELNSLNANEELNNSDVKKIARLNRKILKEQYKDSTIVASEYGSYHISENEDSLRSNMAWDSMRSIPLTQAEIESYRMADSLKLQEKGVSSDTVSSNENTKRFVSRLLAGAYDISKDSTIRVSYDGLLSPVNFDFNAVDGYKYKQEFRLGFLVDSTKRIYLTPQLGYAFNRKALFGSINIQFVHFLAVGNQITLFAGKQSNDFKSGFQAITPAVNALSSWFFGENYMRLYENEFLHLSFSQRFKTNFRFYANANFDHFYPLENNSSFPLSDYKYFEPNLPGDLTADNPALAEQKSFSYGLGLNFRKKQRKPWLEESPFLFIDDFYEFNLSFKQSVPDLFDSNADFNRIDFSVRQQANLSPGSGIDWRIIAGHYFSADQMHFSQYKHFRTAEIPVMMRPFTHRFQLINDYALSANNSYLNVMTEYRSEYLLLRYLSVFNKRTWSESIHLNYLTTPNYNNYWEIGYSLNNLFFAGNIGVFAGFNENKFESVQLKLSISAFD from the coding sequence ATGTATACCCAAAAGATCAAACAATCAACTGCCCGGAAACTGTCGGTTTGTTTTACTTTTATTTTGCTTTTTGCACATTTTTTTGTCAACAGTCAGGTTCTTTCAGGAAAAATTCTGGACGAGCAAAAACAACCGGTGCCCTATGCCACTATTTATATTTCGGAAACGCGGCAGGGCACAACATCGAATAGTAACGGCAATTTTAGCTTTAATCTGCCAACCGGCACGTTTCACCTCACGGTGCGCTCAATGGGATATGAAAAGCAGGAAAAAATCGTAAACCTGCAAACCGACAGTCTGTTTCTTGCAATTTCCTTGCAGGATCAGAATTTTGAACTGGCTGAAATAAAAGTATTTCCCGGAGATGAAGACCCGGCCTATTTTATTATGCGTAAAGCCATTGCCAAAGCACCATATTACCGGAAGAAAATTAAACATTATGGTGCCGACCTGTACATGAAAAGCAATTTTTCTTTTAGCAACATTCCCAACCTTATAAAAAAGCAGGAAGTTGAAGATGGCCGAAAATTCAAAGATTATTTTAAAGAGAATGTAACCTATGTAATCGAATCGCAAAACCGCATTATTTTCGATTATCCCAATCAGTACAACCAGCAGGTTATAAGCAAAAAGAGCTCACTTACCGGTTTTGATGAACCGCCGGTTATGGGATTAATGACAGCCAGTTTTTACGACGAACGCCCCAACGAAGTGGTTTCTCCCTTGTCTGTTTTAGCACTCAAACATTACAAATTTGTTTACGAAGGTTTTATTACTATTGGTGATTTTGATGTGTTTAAAATTCGTGTTACGCCCAAGCGAAAAAGCGATGAACTGGTAGAAGGGTTTATTTATATTGTAGACCGGCTTTGGTGCATCTACAACCTCGATTTTAAATCAAGTTTTGAATTTTTTAATTACCACATAAAACAACAGTTTGAAAATTTAGGCGATGGTAACTGGCTGCCTGTTTCGCATAATATTACCGGAGATTTTGGCATGTTGGGTTTGCGGGGCAACTTTTATTACGGAGCATCAGTTAAGTATGATTCCATTGTAAATAACTACACCACCATACAGTACGAAAGCACCACAAATGCAGCGCAAACAAATGCTGTTCAGGAAAAAAGAGAACCCGGCGAAAAAGAACAGCAATTAATAAGTGAGCTAAACAGTTTGAATGCCAATGAAGAACTGAACAATTCTGATGTAAAAAAAATTGCACGACTGAACCGCAAAATCTTAAAGGAACAATACAAAGACTCTACAATTGTTGCATCTGAATACGGAAGCTATCATATTTCAGAAAACGAAGATTCGTTAAGATCAAATATGGCATGGGACTCGATGAGAAGTATCCCGCTAACGCAAGCCGAAATTGAAAGTTACCGAATGGCCGACTCTTTAAAACTGCAGGAAAAAGGTGTCTCAAGTGATACTGTTTCCAGCAACGAAAACACTAAGCGATTTGTAAGTAGGTTATTGGCCGGAGCTTATGATATTTCAAAAGATTCTACCATCCGGGTAAGTTACGATGGACTGCTATCGCCCGTTAATTTCGATTTTAACGCTGTTGACGGCTATAAATACAAACAGGAATTTCGACTGGGATTTTTAGTCGACTCTACAAAACGAATTTACCTTACACCACAACTTGGTTACGCCTTTAACCGTAAAGCGTTGTTTGGCAGCATCAACATTCAATTTGTTCATTTTCTGGCCGTAGGAAATCAAATCACTCTTTTTGCAGGAAAACAAAGTAACGATTTCAAAAGCGGGTTTCAGGCGATTACTCCGGCTGTAAATGCGTTAAGTTCATGGTTTTTTGGCGAAAACTACATGCGATTATACGAGAATGAATTCTTGCACCTGAGTTTCTCGCAGCGTTTTAAAACGAATTTCAGGTTCTATGCCAACGCCAATTTCGATCATTTTTACCCGCTTGAAAATAATAGCTCATTCCCGCTGTCTGATTATAAATATTTTGAACCAAACTTACCCGGAGACTTAACAGCTGACAACCCCGCTCTTGCTGAACAAAAAAGCTTTAGCTACGGTCTTGGTTTGAATTTCCGCAAAAAGCAACGAAAACCCTGGCTCGAAGAATCACCATTTTTATTTATCGATGATTTTTATGAATTCAACCTGTCTTTTAAACAAAGTGTTCCCGATCTATTTGACTCCAACGCAGATTTTAACCGGATTGATTTTTCGGTGCGCCAGCAGGCCAATTTGTCGCCTGGTAGTGGTATTGATTGGAGAATAATTGCCGGTCACTATTTTTCAGCCGATCAAATGCATTTTTCGCAATACAAGCATTTTCGTACTGCTGAAATCCCGGTGATGATGCGCCCTTTTACGCATCGTTTTCAGCTCATAAACGACTATGCTTTAAGCGCTAACAACAGTTACCTGAATGTAATGACCGAGTACCGGTCGGAATACCTACTGCTACGGTACCTTTCGGTTTTTAATAAACGCACATGGAGCGAAAGTATTCATTTAAATTACCTTACCACACCCAATTATAATAATTATTGGGAAATTGGCTACAGCCTTAACAACCTGTTTTTTGCGGGCAATATTGGTGTGTTTGCAGGGTTTAACGAAAATAAATTCGAGAGTGTTCAGCTTAAACTCAGCATTTCTGCCTTCGATTAA
- a CDS encoding HDIG domain-containing metalloprotein produces MITRDEALELLKSNVQAENMLKHSLASEAVLRAMARHLGKNEEEWGIAGLLHDIDVEITNADANTHGPYAEKLLRRKISDEMLDAIVMHNEVATGKDRTTEFQHALAAGETITGLITATALVYPDKKLASVKTKSVTKRMKQKAFAASVKRENIMECEKIGIPLREFADLAVNAMRTVSDDLGL; encoded by the coding sequence ATGATCACACGAGACGAAGCACTGGAACTACTCAAATCGAATGTGCAGGCAGAAAATATGCTTAAACACAGTCTGGCTTCTGAGGCCGTACTACGAGCAATGGCGAGACACCTGGGGAAAAACGAAGAAGAATGGGGCATCGCCGGCTTATTACACGATATTGATGTGGAAATTACAAATGCCGATGCGAATACGCACGGCCCTTACGCAGAAAAGCTTTTGAGAAGGAAAATATCGGACGAAATGCTTGATGCCATTGTGATGCACAACGAAGTGGCAACTGGTAAGGATCGCACTACAGAGTTTCAACACGCACTGGCAGCCGGCGAAACAATTACTGGTTTGATTACCGCTACTGCGTTGGTTTATCCTGATAAAAAACTGGCGAGTGTAAAAACAAAATCGGTAACAAAACGAATGAAACAAAAGGCTTTTGCAGCTTCTGTTAAACGCGAAAACATAATGGAATGCGAAAAAATAGGTATTCCCTTGCGGGAATTTGCGGATCTTGCTGTTAATGCAATGCGCACTGTCAGCGACGATTTGGGATTATAG
- a CDS encoding 1-acyl-sn-glycerol-3-phosphate acyltransferase, translating to MGWTVVGGQAPVKKCIIIGAPHTSAWDFVISWMFYTSKGAVANILIKKEFFFWPLGYFVRKMGGLPIDRSKGANVIRQTIQLVNERDYIHLALTPEGTRSLNKRWKGGFHIISKETGIPVYLGYFDWGRKEVSIGEPFELSDNARDDIKRMKDFYREKGIKGKFPEKFTTDY from the coding sequence ATGGGCTGGACTGTAGTTGGAGGTCAGGCTCCCGTGAAAAAATGTATCATTATTGGAGCACCACATACCAGCGCCTGGGATTTTGTAATTTCCTGGATGTTTTATACTTCGAAAGGAGCCGTTGCCAATATTCTTATAAAAAAGGAATTTTTCTTTTGGCCACTTGGCTATTTTGTACGAAAAATGGGTGGACTTCCCATCGATCGCTCAAAAGGAGCCAACGTTATTCGCCAAACTATTCAGTTGGTTAATGAACGAGATTACATTCATTTGGCATTAACTCCGGAAGGAACACGCAGTTTAAATAAACGATGGAAGGGCGGCTTTCATATCATTTCAAAAGAAACCGGAATTCCGGTATATCTTGGATATTTTGATTGGGGAAGAAAAGAAGTTTCGATTGGAGAGCCATTTGAACTTTCTGATAATGCGAGGGATGATATTAAACGAATGAAAGATTTTTACCGCGAAAAAGGCATTAAAGGGAAATTCCCGGAGAAGTTCACTACCGATTATTAA
- the sfsA gene encoding DNA/RNA nuclease SfsA — MIFEKELVHGKLIKRYKRFLADIELDTGEVVITHCTNSGSMKSCLENGAEVFLTPVDDPKRKTKFTWEMIKINGDWVGINTGNPNKLAYEAISSGELPEFNGYTNVKREVKFGDSRFDVYAENENEKCFIEVKNVSMKEGEYALFPDAVTTRGQKHLKTLMDVKKRGMRAVMLYIIQRSDVSVFAPAKAIDPDYAALLKQASEAGVEIIPMQAKVTPTGIVLSRKLPVEL; from the coding sequence TTGATATTTGAAAAAGAACTTGTTCATGGTAAGCTGATAAAACGTTATAAACGGTTTTTGGCTGATATTGAATTGGATACAGGTGAAGTTGTTATTACACATTGTACCAACTCCGGATCGATGAAAAGTTGCCTTGAAAATGGGGCAGAAGTTTTCCTTACACCAGTCGACGATCCTAAACGAAAAACAAAGTTTACCTGGGAAATGATAAAGATAAACGGCGATTGGGTAGGCATTAACACCGGAAATCCAAACAAATTGGCTTACGAAGCCATCTCGAGTGGTGAGCTACCCGAATTTAACGGATATACAAACGTAAAGCGCGAAGTAAAATTTGGCGACTCGCGATTTGATGTTTACGCTGAAAATGAAAACGAAAAATGCTTTATAGAAGTTAAAAATGTTAGTATGAAAGAAGGCGAATATGCTTTGTTTCCCGATGCCGTTACCACGCGAGGGCAGAAACATTTAAAAACATTAATGGACGTTAAAAAGCGGGGAATGCGCGCCGTAATGCTTTACATCATCCAACGAAGCGATGTTTCTGTTTTTGCACCTGCAAAGGCTATTGATCCGGATTACGCTGCTTTGCTAAAACAAGCCTCGGAAGCCGGAGTGGAAATCATTCCAATGCAGGCGAAGGTAACACCAACCGGAATTGTTTTAAGTAGGAAACTACCCGTTGAGCTATAA
- a CDS encoding DUF4251 domain-containing protein: MKNILLLSMLIFSIVAVNAQEKKLSRKEKKAQRKAMLTEQTKDIVEANAWQFNATQMLPSSGRSRTLTTPYSVVLKDKEVDSYLPYFGRAYSVEYGSTDSPMIFEAPIKDYSVEDAKKGGFTIKFSAKNKNDKVEYFFNVSSNGSTSLSVNSTNRQHISYHGDLVPIEEKEE, encoded by the coding sequence ATGAAAAATATATTATTATTAAGTATGCTTATCTTTTCAATTGTTGCAGTAAATGCACAGGAGAAAAAATTAAGTAGAAAGGAGAAAAAAGCACAGCGGAAAGCAATGCTTACCGAGCAAACAAAAGATATTGTTGAAGCCAATGCCTGGCAATTTAATGCCACACAAATGCTTCCGTCAAGCGGAAGAAGCCGAACGCTGACAACGCCTTACAGTGTTGTGCTTAAAGACAAAGAAGTGGACTCTTATCTGCCGTATTTCGGTCGTGCTTATTCTGTTGAGTATGGATCTACCGATTCACCAATGATTTTTGAGGCCCCTATTAAAGATTACAGTGTTGAAGATGCTAAAAAAGGAGGATTTACAATTAAATTCTCTGCAAAAAATAAAAACGACAAAGTGGAGTATTTCTTTAATGTAAGTTCAAATGGATCAACTTCTCTGAGTGTAAACAGCACAAATCGTCAACATATTTCTTACCATGGCGATTTGGTGCCGATTGAAGAAAAAGAAGAATAG
- a CDS encoding B3/B4 domain-containing protein — protein sequence MQRITVSKELAEKVPGIVLSCIECDVQIQVQNNELWEEIESKIKELNSSLCVEEISKMPAIAASRRAYKKCGKDPARYRLSAEALLRRVLKRSEIYQVNNVVDQLNQVSISTGFSIGGYDADTIDGEITFGIGEKGEPYKGIGRGELNIEFMPVFRDAKGAFGTPTSDSVRTCVTKHTKRFLMIIIAYELNETIEYATNQAQHYLKKYADASNFELKTIQAI from the coding sequence ATGCAAAGGATTACTGTTAGCAAAGAATTAGCTGAAAAAGTACCGGGAATTGTTTTGTCTTGCATTGAATGTGATGTGCAAATTCAGGTACAAAACAATGAACTTTGGGAAGAGATTGAATCAAAAATAAAAGAACTAAATAGTAGTTTGTGCGTGGAAGAGATAAGCAAAATGCCTGCAATTGCTGCCTCGCGAAGAGCTTATAAAAAGTGTGGAAAAGATCCTGCTCGCTACCGATTGTCGGCAGAAGCACTACTCCGAAGAGTTTTAAAACGCAGCGAGATCTACCAGGTAAATAATGTTGTTGATCAGTTAAACCAGGTTTCTATTTCAACCGGATTTTCAATAGGAGGTTACGATGCAGATACGATTGACGGAGAAATTACTTTTGGCATAGGAGAAAAAGGTGAACCATATAAAGGAATTGGGCGAGGGGAACTGAATATTGAATTTATGCCGGTATTCAGAGATGCCAAAGGAGCTTTTGGAACACCTACCAGCGATTCAGTAAGAACTTGTGTTACGAAACACACAAAACGATTCTTAATGATTATCATTGCCTACGAATTAAATGAAACGATTGAATATGCGACTAATCAGGCGCAGCATTATCTGAAAAAGTATGCCGATGCCAGTAACTTTGAACTAAAAACAATACAAGCAATATAA